Within Schaalia sp. HMT-172, the genomic segment CTCCCAGAAGGCGGGCGGCAACGTGCAGATCGTCGGTGGCGACCGATCCATCGTCAAGGTCGCCCTCGATTCTTCGTCCAGCCCGGGCTGATTTTCACCCATAGCGCACACGTCGTCCCCGCGCCCAGTGGCGTGGGGACGACGCATATCATCGTTGTGGATAACAACGCTTTCGCGGAAGGAACACTATGAACACGCCAGAGCCCCGCAGCGGCACCCCCGAGGCGGCCGTCACCCCCGCAGACTCACACGGGGCCATCGACCTGTCGGCCCGCGGCGCGGCCCCCGCTCCCGAGGAGAGCGCCGCGCCCGCGAGGGAGGGCCTGCACATTCCGCTCATCACCTCCACCGACGAGGCCAGCTTCCAGGACGTCATGTCGACGTCGCAGGCCGTTCCCGTCATCCTGGTCATGTGGTCGTCGCGCTCGCTCGAATCGAAGCCGACGCTGGCCATGCTGGAGGATGTCACGCGCGAGCACGCGGGTGCCTTCCAGCTCGTCGAGGTGGATATCGACAAGGCCCCCCAAATCGCCCAGGCGTTCCAGATCCAGGCGGTGCCCACTGTCGTCGCGCTCGTCGGCGGGCGCCCGGTTCCGCTCTTCCAGGGCAGCGCCGGCAAGGACCAGGTGGTCCCCGTCGTCTCCCAGATTCTCGAGGCCGCCGCCCAGATGGGGATCACGGCTCGCATCGCCGTGGCCGCCGAGGACACGGTTGCTCCGATCCCGCCCGAGCACGAGGCCCCCCTGGCCGCCGAGGAGGAGGGACGCCTCGACGAGGCGATCGCCCTGTGGGAGCGGGTCGTCGAGCTCAATCCTCGCGACGAGGACGCCAAGTCGCACCTGTCGCGCGTCCGTTTCGCCGCCCGCGCCTACGGTGACCACGATGCGAGCGACCCGGCAGCCCGCGCCGACGCGCTCTTCGCGGCCGGCGACGCCCAAGGTGCCTTCGACGTGCTCCTCGAGCTTCTCGCGGCGACAACGGACGCCGAGGAGCGTGACGCGCTGCGCCTGCGTCTCCTCGACCTCTTCCGCGTCGCGGGCTCGTCCCCCGAAGTCTCCACGGCGCGCACGCGCCTGGCGATGCTTCTCATGTGACAGTGTGCGCGACGCGGCTTCGAGCTGCGCCGCACACGCAACGACACGAGGCCGGAGCAGGAATCCCTGCCCCGGCCTCGTCGCACGAGCCTATGGCGTGTCAGCGCACCTGAGAGGCGGGCACCAGCCACACGGCGCCCAGCGGCGGCACGCGCAGCTGAGCGGAGACCGGGCGGCCGTTCCACGGGGTGTCCTCGGCGATGATCGGGCCGACGTTGACCACGCCGGAACCGCCGAACTCCTCGGCGTCCGTGTTCAGGATCTCGACCCACTCGCCGCCGAAGGGCAGGCCCACGCGGTAGCCCTCATGCGGGTTGCCCGCGAAGTTCGAGACGCACACGACGACCTCGCGGTTGCCCTCGGCGTCGGCCCCCTTACGCAGGTAGGAGATCAGGTTGTGATCGCCGTCGGAGGCGTCGATCCACTCGAAGCCCGTGTAGTCGTCATCCCACATGGCGGGGGAGGAGGTGTAGATCGCGTTGAGGCGCTCCACCAGGGCCGCGACGCCCGCGTGCCCCTCCTGGTCCAGCAGCCACCAGTCGAGAGAGTAGGACTCGTTCCACTCCTGCTCCTGGCCGATCTCCTGACCCATGAAGAGGAGCTGCTTGCCCGGGTGGCTCCACTGGTAGGCGTACAGGGAACGCAGGCCAGCCAGGCGCTGCCACTTGTCGCCGGGCATCTTGGAGATGATGGAGCCCTTGCCGTGAACGACCTCGTCGTGGGACAGAGGCAGCACGTAGTTCTCGGAGAAGGCGTACACGAGCGAGAAGGTGAGCTCGCCGTGGTGCCAGCGGCGGTTGACCGGATCCTCGCTCAGGTAGCGCAGGGTGTCGTTCATCCAGCCCATGTTCCACTTCATGCCGTAGCCGAGGCCGCCGCCCGAGGTCGGTGCGGTCACGCCCGGCCACGCCGTGGATTCCTCGGCGATCATGACGATGCCGGGGTGACGACGATACGCGGTCGCGTTCGCCTCCTGGATGAAGTCGATGGCCTCCAGGTTCTCGCGACCACCGTACTGGTTGGGACGCCACTGGCCGTCCTTACGCGAGTAATCCAGGTAGAGCATCGAGGCAACGGCGTCGACGCGCAGGCCGTCGATGTGGAAGTCCTCCAGCCAGTACAGGGCGTTGGCGACCAGGAAGTTGCGCACCTCGCGGCGGCCGAAGTTAAAGACGTAGGTGCCCCAGTCGGGGTGCTCGCCGCGCAGCGGGTCCGGATCCTCGTACAGCGGGGTGCCGTCGAAGCGGGCCAGGGCGAAGTCGTCCTTGGGGAAGTGGGCGGGGACCCAGTCCAGGATGACGCCGATACCCTCGCGGTGGAAGGCGTCCACCAGGTAGCGGAAGTCGTCCGGCGTGCCGTAGCGCGAGGTGGGGGCGTAGTAGGAGGTCACCTGGTAGCCCCAGGAGCCGCCGAAGGGGTGCTCGGCCAGCGGCATGAACTCCACGTGCGTGAAGCCCATCTGCTTGACGTAGGGCACCAGCTCGTCGGCCAGCTCGCGGTAGCCCAGGCCCTGACGCCAGGAGCCCGCGTGGACCTCGTAGATGGACATCGGGCCGGTGTGGGGGTTGCGATCCTTGCGTGTCGACATCCACTCGTCGTCCGTCCACTCGTGGAAGTAGTCGGTGACGACCGAGGCCGTGGCCGGGGGGATCTCGGTGGCGCGGGCCAGCGGGTCGGCCTTCTCGAACCAGTTGCCGCCGGGGCCCTGGATCTCGAACTTGTAGCGGGCACCCACGCCGACGTCGGGAACGAAGATCTCCCAGATGCCGGAGGAACCCAGCGACCGCATGGAGGTAGCCACGCCATCCCAGAAGTTGAACTCGCCGACGACGCGCACGGCGCGCGCGTTGGGCGCCCACACGGCGAAGGCCGTACCGGTGGTCTCGCCCATCTCATCGGTGTAGGTCTTCACATGGGCTCCGAGGACGCGCCACAAGTTCTCATGGCGGCCCTCAGAGATGAGGTAGGTGTCCATCTCGCCCAGGGTGGGCAGGTAGCGGTAGGGGTCGTCGCGCAGCGTCGTGTCCTCACCGTAGGTGACGGACACGCGGTAGGGGGGAATCTCCTTGCCGGGCAGAGCCGCAACCCAAATGCCGCCGCGCTCGTGGGTCGCCGCGTAGGCTCCGGATGGGGTAACCACGTCGACCGCGTCGGCGAGGCGCGCGATGACGCGGATCGTCACGCCCGTGTCGCTCAGGTGAGCGCCGAGCACGGAGTGCGGCGAGTAGTAGGAGCCTGAGGCAACGGCGTCGAGAATGTCGTCATTGACCGGGATCGGCGTTAGTTCGCAGCTCATGGATTGTCCTTACTCCAGATTGTGTGAACCTCTTAGTTCACTGTCGTGTTAGTAGTCTATCGGTTGACCGGCAAAATTGGCAGCCGGGTCTCATCGAGGTGGTTAATGTGTGCGTGGCGGTCCCGCGCGGCGCGCGCTGCTCCGAGCGGGACCACCACCGTCAGGCCTGCGACCAGGGCGAGGAGTGGGCGGGCTCGACCTTGAAGACGTGGCCGATGCGTGTCACGGGGGACAGGGACACCCAGTTGGATGAACCCCACACGTAGGAGTGCCCGTCGAGCTCGTCGACGACCGTGATGTTGCCGCCGGGGGTGGCCAGGCCCATCTCCGCCAGGTCCAGCTCGACCGAAGCATCCACGCCGTTGTGCGGATCGAGGGAAATCACGCAGATGACGGTGTCGGGGTTGCCGTCCTCGGTGAACTTTCCGGGCACCTGGCGCGAGAACGCGATGAGGCGATCCGAGGAGGTGGGGTGGATGCGGATCTGGTGGAGCTGGCGCAGCGCGGGGTGCTTGGCGCGCGCGGCGTTGAGCAGCGTGAAGAGCCGCGAGATGCCGATGGCGTCGGCGTCCTCCCACCGGCGCGGACGGTACTCGTACTTCTCGTTGTCGTTGGGCTCCTGGAAGGTGCCGCGCGGCTCGTTTTCGACGAACTCGTAGCCCGAGTAAATGCCCCACGTGGGGGCACCGAGCGCAGCGAGCATCGCGCGGATCGCGAAGATGGCAGTGCCGCCGTCCCACATCTGCGGGGTGAGGATGTCGTGCGTGGTCGGCCAGAAGGCGGGACGCATGAGGTGCGCCGTCTCCCGAGAAATCTGAAGAAGGTATTCCTCGATCTCCTGCTTGTACGTCCTCCACGCGAAGTAGGTGTAGGACTGGTCGAAGCCGATCGCGCCGAGGGTGCGCATCATGGCGGGGCGCGTGAAAGCCTCGGCCAGGAAGAGCGTGCCCGGGTACTGAGCCTTGATGTCGGCGAGCAGGCGCTCCCAGAACGGGATGGGCTTGGTGTGGGGGTTGTCGACGCGGAAGATCGTCACGCCGTGGTGGATCCACAGTTCGATGACGTCGCGGACGGCCTGGTAGATGCCCTCGGGATCATTGTCGAAGTTCAGGGGGTAGATGTCCTGATACTTCTTCGGGGGGTTTTCCGCGTAGGCGATGGTGCCGTCTGCGCGGGTCGTGAACCACTCGGGGTGGTCCTTGACCCACGGGTGGTCGGGGGAGCACTGGAGGGCCAGGTCGAGGGCGACCTCCATGCCCAGGCCTCGGGCGCGCTCGACAAAGCGGTCGAAATCGTTGAAGTCGCCCAGGTCCGGGTGGATGGCGTCGTGGCCGCCTTCGGGCGAGCCGATGCCGTAGGGGGATCCGGGGTCGCCGGGTGCCGCGGAGAGCGAGTTGTTCTTGCCCTTACGGAAGGTCGTGCCGATCGGGTGAATGGGGGTCAGGTAGACGACGTCGAAGCCCATGCCCGCGATGCGCGGCAGGTCGTCGGCGGCGCGCTCGAGGGTGCCCGAGACCCAGGTGCCGTCGGGCTTCTGGTAGGCACCTGCCGAACGCGGGAAGATTTCGTACCACGCGCCGGCCAGCGCCTTGGTGCGGGCCACGTCGAGTGGGTAGACGCGCGAGGAGTCGAGGAGGTCGCGCAGCGGGTGATCGCGGAAGACCAGGCGGATGCGCGAGGAGATGCCAGCGGAGAGACGCTGCTGGGGGGAGTGACTGGTGTCGCGCAGGCGGCGCGCAGCGTCGAAGAGCGCCTCGATGTCCGAGGCCGGGGGCTCTTCCTGGGTCGGGTTGTGCAAGGCGATGCCGGCGGCCGCGCGTTCCATGAGGCGGGCGCCCTCCTCGAGCATGAGCTCGACGTCGATGCCGGCTCCGACTTTGACGGCGGCGTCGTGGCGCCAGGTGGCGTAGGGGTCGGACCAGGAATCGATGCGGAAGGACCAGGCGCCGGGGGTGTCGGCGGCGACCCAGGCCTCGTAGCGGTCCAGGCCGGGGGCGATGTCCACCATGCGGGTACGGGAGTATTCACCTCCGTCCGGGCGCAGCAGGACGGCCTCGGCGGCGAATGCGTCGTGTCCTTCGCGGAACACGGTCGCACGAATGGGGAAAGGCTCGCCTTCGGTCGCCTTGGCGGGAAGTGTTCCGTCTTCGATGACGGGGAACACTTCGATGATCGGGATACGGGGCAACAGTTTCTCGCTCACATATCCAACCCTAACGTATGGGCCGACCAGCTGATAGGCGAAGATCACACCACGGAATGTGACCGATCTCCCATGGTGTGGTGGTGGGGCGTGTGGAGGAACGACAGAGCCCCTGGCTGGTGAGAAAGGGCGGGGCAGCACCCGAGTGATTCGGATGCCGCCCCGCTGGAAGACGTGAGATGAGACGTCAGTGACCGCTATTGAGTCCTGCGAAGATCGCCGCTCCAAAAAGAACGTAGAGGATGACCGTCACCACGAGAGCGATGATCTGCCAGGCGAAGACGGCGCGCGCGAAGTTACGCTTCGACGGCGCGGCGCCGGAGCCGAAGGCGAGCACCAGCAGGTAGATGAAGCCGATCACCGGGATGCCGCACACGAGGAGGGTGAGCATCCACGAGCCGACGGACTCGTCGGGACGTTCGGGGAATTGATTGTAGGCCATAGTTGTCTCCAATGACTCAGTGGGTGATGGGTTAGTAGACCATCTGCATGGCGGTGCGAACCTCGGACAGGGTCCGATCGGCCTGTTCGCCCGCGCGTTCGTTACCGGCATGCAGGATGGACAGCAGGTAATCCTCGTTCGCGATGAGCTCGGCGCGGCGAGACCGCAGGGGAGCGAGCATCTCGTTGAGGGACTCGGTGACGAGGGCCTTGAGGGTGCCCGCGCCCGCGTCGCCGATGCGGTCGGCGATCGCCTCGGGGGCCTCGCCCGTCGCCAGGGAAGCCAGCATGAGGAGGTTCGAGACCTCGGGACGCCCCTCCGGATCGAAGGTAATGCGGCGCTGCGCGTCCGTCTTCGCCTTCTTAAGGATCTTCGCGGTCTCGTCGGCGCTCATGCGCAGCTCGATCGTGTTGCCGCGCGACTTCGACATCTTCTGCCCGTCGGTGCCCAGCAGCAGGGGGACCTCGGACAGGAGGGCCTCGGGGCGGGGGAACACGGGGCGCTCAGGGGTGGCGCGGCCGTAGCGCTTATCGAAACGCTGGGCGATCAGGCGAGCCTGCTCCAGGTGGGGGAGCTGATCCTGGCCAACGGGCACGATGTTGGCCTTGCAGAAAAGGATGTCGGCGGCCTGGTGGACCGGGTAGGTGAGCATCAGGCCCGTCATCGCGCGGCCCTCCGTGGCCTCCAGCTCGGCCTTCACAGTCGGGTTGCGGTGCAGCTCGGATTCGGTGACGAGCGAGAGGAAGGGCAGCATCAGCTGGTTGAGGGCCGGCACCGCCGAGTGGTTGAAAATCGTGGAGCGCTCCGGATCGATGCCCGCGGCCAGGTAGTCGGCGACGAGGCCGAGGACGCGCTCACGGATCGGCCCCACGCCGTCGCGGTCGGTGATCACCTGGTAGTCGGCGACCAGGACCCAGGTCTCCACCCCGCGGTTCTGCAGGAGCACGCGGTTGCGCAGCGTGCCGAAGTAGTGGCCCAGGTGGAGGTGGCCCGTGGGGCGGTCACCCGTGAGGATGCGGAAACGCGAGGGGTCCTGGTCGATCGCCAGGTCGATCTCGGCGCTGCGGGCCTTCGAGCGGGCCAGCGAGGCATCGGAGGTTGCTGTTTCCAGGGCATCTTCACTGCGAGTCATGCATTGATCCTAACGGGTGTGTGGGA encodes:
- a CDS encoding tetratricopeptide repeat protein — its product is MNTPEPRSGTPEAAVTPADSHGAIDLSARGAAPAPEESAAPAREGLHIPLITSTDEASFQDVMSTSQAVPVILVMWSSRSLESKPTLAMLEDVTREHAGAFQLVEVDIDKAPQIAQAFQIQAVPTVVALVGGRPVPLFQGSAGKDQVVPVVSQILEAAAQMGITARIAVAAEDTVAPIPPEHEAPLAAEEEGRLDEAIALWERVVELNPRDEDAKSHLSRVRFAARAYGDHDASDPAARADALFAAGDAQGAFDVLLELLAATTDAEERDALRLRLLDLFRVAGSSPEVSTARTRLAMLLM
- the glgB gene encoding 1,4-alpha-glucan branching protein GlgB; protein product: MSCELTPIPVNDDILDAVASGSYYSPHSVLGAHLSDTGVTIRVIARLADAVDVVTPSGAYAATHERGGIWVAALPGKEIPPYRVSVTYGEDTTLRDDPYRYLPTLGEMDTYLISEGRHENLWRVLGAHVKTYTDEMGETTGTAFAVWAPNARAVRVVGEFNFWDGVATSMRSLGSSGIWEIFVPDVGVGARYKFEIQGPGGNWFEKADPLARATEIPPATASVVTDYFHEWTDDEWMSTRKDRNPHTGPMSIYEVHAGSWRQGLGYRELADELVPYVKQMGFTHVEFMPLAEHPFGGSWGYQVTSYYAPTSRYGTPDDFRYLVDAFHREGIGVILDWVPAHFPKDDFALARFDGTPLYEDPDPLRGEHPDWGTYVFNFGRREVRNFLVANALYWLEDFHIDGLRVDAVASMLYLDYSRKDGQWRPNQYGGRENLEAIDFIQEANATAYRRHPGIVMIAEESTAWPGVTAPTSGGGLGYGMKWNMGWMNDTLRYLSEDPVNRRWHHGELTFSLVYAFSENYVLPLSHDEVVHGKGSIISKMPGDKWQRLAGLRSLYAYQWSHPGKQLLFMGQEIGQEQEWNESYSLDWWLLDQEGHAGVAALVERLNAIYTSSPAMWDDDYTGFEWIDASDGDHNLISYLRKGADAEGNREVVVCVSNFAGNPHEGYRVGLPFGGEWVEILNTDAEEFGGSGVVNVGPIIAEDTPWNGRPVSAQLRVPPLGAVWLVPASQVR
- a CDS encoding maltotransferase domain-containing protein, which produces MSEKLLPRIPIIEVFPVIEDGTLPAKATEGEPFPIRATVFREGHDAFAAEAVLLRPDGGEYSRTRMVDIAPGLDRYEAWVAADTPGAWSFRIDSWSDPYATWRHDAAVKVGAGIDVELMLEEGARLMERAAAGIALHNPTQEEPPASDIEALFDAARRLRDTSHSPQQRLSAGISSRIRLVFRDHPLRDLLDSSRVYPLDVARTKALAGAWYEIFPRSAGAYQKPDGTWVSGTLERAADDLPRIAGMGFDVVYLTPIHPIGTTFRKGKNNSLSAAPGDPGSPYGIGSPEGGHDAIHPDLGDFNDFDRFVERARGLGMEVALDLALQCSPDHPWVKDHPEWFTTRADGTIAYAENPPKKYQDIYPLNFDNDPEGIYQAVRDVIELWIHHGVTIFRVDNPHTKPIPFWERLLADIKAQYPGTLFLAEAFTRPAMMRTLGAIGFDQSYTYFAWRTYKQEIEEYLLQISRETAHLMRPAFWPTTHDILTPQMWDGGTAIFAIRAMLAALGAPTWGIYSGYEFVENEPRGTFQEPNDNEKYEYRPRRWEDADAIGISRLFTLLNAARAKHPALRQLHQIRIHPTSSDRLIAFSRQVPGKFTEDGNPDTVICVISLDPHNGVDASVELDLAEMGLATPGGNITVVDELDGHSYVWGSSNWVSLSPVTRIGHVFKVEPAHSSPWSQA
- the trpS gene encoding tryptophan--tRNA ligase; translation: MTRSEDALETATSDASLARSKARSAEIDLAIDQDPSRFRILTGDRPTGHLHLGHYFGTLRNRVLLQNRGVETWVLVADYQVITDRDGVGPIRERVLGLVADYLAAGIDPERSTIFNHSAVPALNQLMLPFLSLVTESELHRNPTVKAELEATEGRAMTGLMLTYPVHQAADILFCKANIVPVGQDQLPHLEQARLIAQRFDKRYGRATPERPVFPRPEALLSEVPLLLGTDGQKMSKSRGNTIELRMSADETAKILKKAKTDAQRRITFDPEGRPEVSNLLMLASLATGEAPEAIADRIGDAGAGTLKALVTESLNEMLAPLRSRRAELIANEDYLLSILHAGNERAGEQADRTLSEVRTAMQMVY